CAATCTGCACACTTGTCCGTCTCCGAATTCTCCAAGAAAACCTGGTGGGGCTTCCATGTAGACTTCCTTATTTTCTTCCAACTCTCCATGTAAAAAGGCGTTAGTGACATCCAGCTGATGTAAAGGCCAATCTCTAGATGCAGCTATAGACAACAATGTTCTAACTGTATTTAGCTTGGCTACCAGAGAGAACGTCTCTGCATAATCCACTCCATAGACCTGAGTGTATATCTTAGCCACCAGTCGTGCTTTGtacctctcgattgaaccatctacTCGTCTTTTGATtgtgaagacccatcgacatCCTACTGGCTTCTTTCCCTTTGGTAGAGTACACTTCTCCCATGTTCCATTCTTTATTAAGGCatctatctctttcttcattgcctTCCTCCAATGTTTGTGTTTCATCGCCTCCTCAAAGGATTGAGGAATCTCATCCTCATAGAGGGCAGCTTCAAAAGCTCTAGCCATTTCTGTGAGATGTCCCTACACAAGATTAGTTACAGAATATTGGGACTTTCGTCCTTTCCAGTCTGGAGAGTATCGCCGAGGAGGAACGCCTCTCGTACTCCTTAGCGGTAACTCATAACCCATGTCTGCTTGTTCCTCAATTTCCTCATTCTCCCTGTCACTATTAGTTTCTTCCACAGGAGTAATATTTCCAGAGTTATGACTATTTACCTCAGGATCCCTGACCGGGGTAGATAGCGAGGTGTCGCCGAACTCCTCGTCCTGCACATTAGAACTTGACGGCCCGGGGTTACCGCTAACTGTCTCTGGTGGACCGACGTttagaacaggttgacttggaCTCGTCAAGTTTCCCCCCCCCTAACTGTTGTGATTCTCTTCCTGGTTTGGTGTAGGCTCGGGTATTGGTGTAGGTGTAGGTTCGGGTACGGGTGTAGGTGTAGGTTCGGGTATTGGTGTCGGTAGCCAACCTAGTGAGTCATTTTCCAGAATTTCTGGtcgactctccccctgaccgctaggtTGGCTATAGAAGTATTATCCCTCAACAAAGTCGCAGTTCATGGTGGTATACATGGTTCTTGTTTTAGGATCATAGCATCTGTAGCCCTTTTGATTCCGGCCATACCCTAGGAAAACACATTTAACAGCACAAGGGGAAAATTTAGACCGCTCGTGTTTGAGAATATGGACAAAGACGGAGCACCCAAATATCCTAGGTTCTAGATGAAGAGATGATGGGATAGTGGCTTGGGCAGATAGGATGTCCAAAGGTGTTTTGAAGTCCAGGATTTTGGTAGGGAGACGATTTAGAAGGTAGGCAGCAGTGGCTACGGCTTTTGGCCAAAAAGATTTTGGGATTCGGGATTCGATTAGGAAGGCTCGTGTGACTTCTAGAATATATCGGTTTTTCCATTCTGCTACCCCATTCTATTCAGGAGTATGTGGACAGGTGGTTTGGTGGACTAATCCATTTTCAGTGAAGAAAGACTGCATTTTAGAATTGACAAACTCCCCCCCATTATCGGATCGAAGGATTTGGATATTATGTTTGTATTGAGTTTGTACGAAGGTATAGAATTGGGTGAACTTgtcaaaaacttcagattttttttttaagaaataaaccCAAGTCATGCGTGTATAATcatcaacaaacaacaaaaaatagcGAAAGCCCGATCCCCCAGTAAcaggtgcaggaccccacacatccgaATGAATTAATGAAAAGGGAGTTTTCACTCTAGTATTATTTAACTTAAACGAAtgtctatggcttttggccaaaaaacaTGTTTCACAATTAAAGGTAAAAGAAGAATTCAACTTGGGAAAAAGCAGACGGAAATATCCTATAGTTGGGTGCCCTAACcggcgatgccaaagccaagcctgctTATCGGTCAGTCCGTGAGACAGCAACGCAGTACTCTGATGGGCcacctcatccacatagtacagtccgtgtcgttcagtgccacgcccaactatcgtccccgtttGGGTATCCTGCAGTAAACAGAAACGAGGTTGCATTAGTAACTTGCAGTTCAATTCTTTAGTCGCATGACTAACTGACAATAATTTGTGAGATAGTGACGGAACAAATAAGCAATTCGAGAGTCGAAGGGTTTGGGAGATAGTAATGGTTCCCGCCCCCTGAACAGGTGCCAGATCTCCACTCGCAGTTTGAACATGGGTTTTATTTGACTTGGAAATACTTTCAAAATCAGACATATCAAAAGACATTGTGTCAGTTgcaccacaatcaaaaatccaatttttattcttttctcctATTTCTGAGGTAGATGGCATGGCCAAGGCTTCAAAGGAATTTTGGCATTTTATTGTGGGATGTATCACAATATTTTCACAAGGTTTAGGGGTTGGAATGTGTTTATGAGGAATTTTGGGGAGTTTAGAGGAGTTATTTTCGAAGTGGGGTACGGGGTGCAATATGTGAGGAGTTTTGGGGCTGGAAACAATAAGTCTATGGGGATGGGGTAAAAAACGTGATTTGGCAGAACTTGGAGGGTTCAAATGAGAGAACCCCCTTTTACCTTAACTCCAAACCCTAGACGGGTCCGCCGCGTTTGCTTCTCCTCCAATCTGCACTCTCGCCGCCATGACAGTGGCCACGGCTTTCTCCTCCCCGCGTCCGCCATAATTTCCGGTGGTGGTTGGAGTACCGAAGCCACCCGCCGCGTGCTCGGAGTAGGCGGCTTGGCCTCcgaccgccgctgctgctgatGCCGATGCCCTCGGTCCGCCGCGATTCGCCCTCTAGAGCTTGGATTTCTTcatttcatcccaccattcgGGATACCCATGAATGTGGAAGCAGGTATCTTTTGTATGCCTCTTTCCTCCGCAATGGCTACAAAACAATTTGCTTTTATATTCGTCGCCTTTGCGGTGATTGGATGGATACCGGGACGGCGccggtggtggcggtggaggcTGACTGGTCCTGTTGCGGTCGAATACGATCAATCCCGCTTCAATTCCGGAGCCTGGTTGTTCGGTAGGTTTCAATATTCGCGCATTGTCGGCATTGCGCCTCACCATCGCGTATGCCTCTTGAGGAGTCAGTAATGGCTCTTTGTTGATGATCTCCTTCTTGATTGATTCATACCGTTCATCGAGTGCGGTAAGAAACTGATACACCCTCATCCTTTGGGTCCGTTGATTGTCTTTCTCGATTGACGGAGGATGGTCAATCGTGCTTGGATCTCGGGCGTCTATGGATATCCACAGATCCTGTAATTTTTGCCACAATGCTTCCAAGGTCATTCCTCCTTGTTTGATCGTCATACATTGTCTGTGTAGGTCGTACACCTGAAATGGATCTCTCCCGCTGCCATACGTGATTGCCAGGCCCTCCCAAAGGTCCTTGGCGGTCGCGTATTGAGAAACTTCGTTTATAAGGTCGGATTCGATGTTGTTGATAATCCAATTGAAGGTGCAGTGATCTCTCTGCTGCCACCTCGAGTAATTTGGGTCGGTTATCGGCGGTTCGGGGTCTGAAACTCCTATTATGTGAGAGGTCAGCCCTTTACCGCCAATAGCCCTCTTCATCAGGTTGGCCCATAGGGGATAGTTGTTCCCGTCGAGTTTTGTTTTGATGGTTACTTCCCCCAGCGATTCTTGCTGGGTTGAGGGGTTTTTCGAGCTCTGTCCTGATgaaaatttcttaaatttcagGAATTCGGCAAATTGTGCCGCGAAATCTGGTGGAAAATTGGTTTGGTTTGAAGTGTTTGTGTTATGTGGATCTGTGTTTGAACTCTCGGTGGTTTCTGACATTTTGTTTGCTCACAGGGTTAAGGACAGACGGTCGGGAAATGTAGCCTTGGGACAGTGATGAACTCTCTCTGAGTCCCCACCTTaataacctgctctgataccatcttgaagATGGTAACCGAGAGGGATAAGGGATAAAAGGCTAGGCATGGTGAATTGCAGAGAACAAAGTTTATGATTCTCTTATTTCtgtatttgtgtgtgttttacattgtatacaatgatctctttttataggagagaaatacaagtatatttggaaacatatcaatctattctaggtataatcactaattgatattctcctaaaatagatttatttctttccttGATTCTTTCCTTGAATTGTGTCTTCTAGGGTTTGACAGGAGAAGGTGAAGGCCGGCATGGAGAATGGGGTGCTGACGGTCACCGTGCCAAAGGCGGAGGTCAAGAAGCCGGAGGTGAAGGCGATTGAGATTTCCGGTCGGGACAGCGGAGGCTTGTTTTTTGTGATTAAATAATGaatgtgtttttgtgtttgtaATATACTTCTACTTTGTAttgcaataaataaaatttactacagtttaactttttattttgtttttaatttgaatGATTAAAGTGATGATTCGACATGTTAGTTTTAGAGTTTCATATGTTTGAATTTGATTTATTGTTTGAACATGGGATATGATGTTACTTGTATTGAAGAGAATCTATAATGAAATATGAGAAACTTTATTTCAGAACAATGACTTTAGATTTTACATTTACATGTATTTCAGAAATAATGTGACTCGTGTTTAagattatttataaaatagaacATGAGAATCATGTTTCGGCATGGAGGAGAAAGGCATTCAAGTTTTACGTGTATGCATATCACGCCTCACGCAACCATAAACGAATATTTCGTATCATTTGAATTGTATCGACGATTTAATGTGACCAAATTACCCTGATtttgaaaattctataaattCTGTTTTGTATgctatataattataaaaataaatttattgattttattacGAGTATATTAAGTTATTTAAGTTTAATCGATTATTTACATGTAAATTCAGATATGGCACTTTGCCACTTAGACAAAAATATTGGTAACCCAAAAATGAGTCTTGTGTTGATATTCCgtcaaattttacaaaaatacGAGGCAAATCTCTTGttcatttttaagaaaaacaaaaattaataaatattcttctcatttatttttatacaaacATCATCTCATTTTCAAACTAATCTTCCAATTAAGTATCTAATTATGCTtataattttaatgtaaatagtTTATATGTTGGGCCATATTATTAACGATACAAGAACATAATTTTCTACCTTATTGTTTTCTATCTATACCAAAATTCAAGCCCATTTCAAAAGGTACAGTGTATGAAATCTAAACACTAAAGAAAACATATCTCTTTACTAGTGTCCAAAAATGGAAAAGGCAAATAAAcgtaaaaaaaatgttattattgattttataataaatgccCATTGACGGAGAGTAATTTTATCACCTGCCATGACATGAACCATTCAAAGAACCTAATCATATAATTTAAACCGCTAAGCCAACTCCAAATATCAATAATTGCACTTCAATAGCATACCTactacaaataaattaataatagtaataacaaCAGTCACAACTGATATAACACAATCCCAATTACTATTCATGATTATTGTCATTCAATAATAGCCTCCGATAACATTAAGAATTATATTCACATTTCTATCTACCATCCACCAACACAAAGGGTAATAATTTAAATAGGGCAGATTGgcaataaatagataaatatgATACATTAATAAGCAAAGCTACCATTCTTATTACATTATACTTCAGCAATTAAATACTCTATCTTACAACAGCAAAAGGGGGGCTGTGGATTTTCCTTCACTAAAACATTTTCCCAAAATGTAACTAAACCCAATTTTTTCCAACATACCTATTTCACACATAGGAATAAGCCCACTTATTTCTTCAAAACATTACTAAAAACCACCAACTACAAACTAATTTTCTTGCTGTTCTATACTAGTACTACTCCATACCCCCTCTTCCTAATAATCTTGTAAAAAGGATAAAAtctcaaaaaaaggaaaaataacaTGGGATTATCCTATTATTACCCTTCCCCTAACTACAATCATTCAAATTTGACTGGTAAATCTTCAAGAACCCAAACACCATATAGCTAATTATAGCTTAGCATGTTTCTTTTCTACCATCTTCAAAAAAGGCTAAAACACCGTTCCTAGATGAACCTGCAGGGCATCATCAATAGGTCCACTCCTGAGGGAGATAAGCACCACGGTTGATCGGAGACGAACCCTCGAGCAGAAAGCTCCTACGTTGCTGTTGCAACAGCAACGCGTTCCTTCGCGCCATCAACAGATCTGTTTACATCATTTTTCCGAATGTAAGCAACACAACAAATCACTGAACAAACCACATCTATGCAACATGTTAAGTTCCGGGATTACACACCATAGTCGGAGATGAAGCCCCTGTCTAGCTTGGGGTGGTAAATTGGTTGAGGTTGAGATTGAGCAAAACCATTCATGTTTTCCAAATACTTTTTCAAGGCATGAACATTTCTAATTGGAACGGTAGCAGCTGAGTAACCTGAGATTTAGGGGAAAAGGAATATGTAAAACTAAAACACAACTAGCAAAAAGAACAGTATAAGAGCATGTGAATCCAGTCAAATTATCACACTTTTGGAATATGAACTAAAATGGACATATTCTTTTGGCATAATAGACATTGCAACCTCCAATTTCATACTATATTCATGATGCTATTACTATAACTTTGTATGTTTCCTTAGTGCTTTAACATGGAATCTTGTGCTAGCACAAGACAAGAGGCGTGGATTTGAATTGTTTTGGAAATATATGTATAGTCAAAAGTTTGCTACAAAACCTAAACCTTTGAAAAGAAAATGGTCAAATTAAGGGCCCATTCCCACTGGCTAGCTATACATGCTTTGCAGTGTTGGAGACAGAGCCGAGTACactatttttctttaattagtATTTCTTCCTCACCTATACCAACAGATAACAGGCAAGtttttgaaaaagaaaacaaaagtaaaaGGCATGGACGATTCCAAGATCACTTTTTTATCACTACCATTTCATGAAAACACAAAACTAAtcaagaaaaggaaatgaagaGACGGTGGAGTGTGAAAATATACCTGCAGACTTCTTCCGAGTATCCGAAGCGTAGGCGTTACAgtcatttttaataataatgttattactaataacataattattattagtattcgTATTAGTACTATTCCCATATCGCCGTGGCAGAAACACCCCTGTGCCAGCGCACCCCCTTTTCACCGCCGCACCGCCGCTACCAAAAGCCACCGCCCTTCCGCCCGACCCGAGGACCCGGGTCGGGTCGGGCTGAACGGGCCAGGGCTCTTGACCCGTTCTCATTTGGTACTTCTGCTTCACCATTTGCTGCTGCAGCTGTACCCCaacatttcaaaattaaaaattttaaaaaaaag
This genomic interval from Salvia splendens isolate huo1 chromosome 13, SspV2, whole genome shotgun sequence contains the following:
- the LOC121760331 gene encoding uncharacterized protein LOC121760331; the encoded protein is MSSNAEAAGFFLPSEFLDDLLLDKENLTESDPEFCFPTEFPYDFGAKTDELLQKRWVMSTSPQSTLSHLSSWAGSTNGSPNGFPSPPTTPKNDDVGDLVYLAAGQLAKLKLNSDNRLHATAAKTTNPSLVHSIYLQQQMVKQKYQMRTGQEPWPVQPDPTRVLGSGGRAVAFGSGGAAVKRGCAGTGVFLPRRYGNSTNTNTNNNYVISNNIIIKNDCNAYASDTRKKSAGYSAATVPIRNVHALKKYLENMNGFAQSQPQPIYHPKLDRGFISDYDLLMARRNALLLQQQRRSFLLEGSSPINRGAYLPQEWTY